The Scyliorhinus torazame isolate Kashiwa2021f chromosome 7, sScyTor2.1, whole genome shotgun sequence genome has a window encoding:
- the kiaa1191 gene encoding putative monooxygenase p33MONOX: MASNEHSVPAIEHSSSLLEKMSLPIGIHRRAFSYDDALEDLTPMTPPPSDMGSNILWKQPVIPERKYQQLSMVEDGENGFTPSIMAPSIESLYKVHVVKAKATSVIMNSLMTKQTQESIQRFEKQAGLTDAGYQPHKGLVAEEASYHRVGEALQKLKAQSVDLSKEDQQISSSAQSTPCGTPQASPMPNRRSLFGQGATSDLSSKSLDSDSTTFVSEATASEKWKPFMRSQNYRATEPGAFAIQNYKGMQKPSPMDIMRTQGTAVQMADVHANLKPPKMELTLREEQKKRPIRTHHVNSRDLNVFAPTGF; the protein is encoded by the exons ATGGCTTCAAATGAACATAGCGTTCCTG CCATTGAACATTCTTCAAGCTTACTGGAAAAGATGTCCCTACCAATAGGAATACATCGTAGGGCATTCAGTTATGATGATGCCTTGGAAGATTTAACGCCaatgactcctccaccttctgataTGGGAAGCAATATATTGTGGAAACAACCCGTTATCCCAGAGCGGAAATACCAACAATTGTCTATG GTGGAAGATGGAGAAAATGGTTTTACACCTTCAATCATGGCTCCATCAATTGAAAGCCTGTACAAAGTCCATGTGGTGAAAGCCAAGGCAACTTCTGTCATCATGAACTCCCTTATGACAA AGCAGACACAGGAAAGCATACAACGATTTGAGAAGCAGGCTGGCCTGACAGATGCTGGTTACCAACCACACAAGGGTCTTGTTGCAGAAGAGGCTAGTTATCACCGTGTAGGAGAAGCTTTACAG aaattgAAAGCACAGAGTGTGGATTTAAGTAAAGAAGATCAGCAGATATCCTCATCAGCTCAGTCAACTCCCTGTGGGACTCCACAAGCTTCACCAATGCCAAATCGCAG ATCTTTGTTTGGCCAAGGAGCAACTTCTGATTTGAGCAGTAAAAGTCTGGACAGTGATTCCACTACATTTGTCAGTGAAGCAACTGCATCTGAAAAATGGAAGCCTTTCATGCGTTCACAGAATTACAGAGCAACTGAACCAG GTGCCTTTGCTATTCAAAATTACAAAGGTATGCAAAAACCCTCCCCTATGGATATCATGCGTACTCAGGGCACTGCTGTTCAGATGGCAGACGTTCATGCAAACTTGAAACCACCCAAAATGGAGCTAACTTTGCGAGAAGAGCAAAAAAAGCGCCCTATTCGTACTCACCATGTAAATTCCAGAGATCTAAATGTTTTTGCTCCTACAGGATTTTAA